TTGCTCCTGCACCGTGTTGCCGCTTTTCACGGGCATCTGGCGGATGGGGGCCGGCCTGGGGCCGGCCACGGCATTTCTGTACTCCGGCCCGGCGATTAACGTCCTTGCCATCGTGCTTACGGCGCGGATTCTGGGCATGGAACTGGGCATCGCGCGCGCCGTTGGGGCCGTGTCGTTCAGCATCTTGATTGGCCTGCTCATGCATCTCATTTTCCGCAAAGAGGAACAGGCGAAAGCCATCGCGCAAGCGGCGATGCCGGAGCCGGAGGTAGCCCGGCCACTCTGGAAGACCGCCACGTACTTCGCCTCGATGGTGGCGATCCTGGTGTTCTCGAACTGGGGCAAACCCGAATCGGACGCCGGTCTGTGGTATGCGATCTATAGCGCAAAGTGGTTGATAACGGCTATCTGCGCCGTGGGCTTCGGCGTCATTCTGGCCGCTTGGTTCCGGCTTGCCTGGTGGAAAGTCGTGCTGGTTGCGATTCCGACCGTCATTCTCGCGGCGCTCTTCCCGCACGAACCCATTTTGGCTTTTACCGCCGCCTTCATTGGATTGTCCGTCGTCACCAGCACGAGCGAAGGGGAGATGGGTGAATGGTTTGGCGTGACGTGGGGATTCGCCAAGCAAATCCTCCCGCTGCTCCTGGGCGGGGTGCTGGTGGCAGGTGCGCTGTTGGGCCGTCCGGGCAATGAAGGATTGATCCCGAATGCGTGGGTAACCTGGGCGGTCGGAGGCAACTCGCTGGCCTCCAATTTTCTGGCATCCATCATTGGGGCCTTCATGTACTTCGCCACCCTGACCGAAGTGCCGATTCTTCAGGGCTTGATCGGTTCGGGCATGGGCAAAGGCCCGGCGCTGGCACTTCTCCTCGCCGGTCCGGCGCTTTCGCTGCCGAGCATGCTGGTGATTTACAGCGTGATGGGTTTCAAGAAGACGCTGGTCTTTTGTTCTCTCGTCGTAATCATGTCAACAATGGCAGGAATGATTTATGGAGCGATTTAACTTGAGAGTGCCGAATTGGCGGGCTTTGTCCTTCGATATGC
This DNA window, taken from Candidatus Hydrogenedentota bacterium, encodes the following:
- a CDS encoding permease, whose protein sequence is MDWRKEWKALAVIVAVFLACFYLPVGMPRFDNAVMESLQLVKWYAQEHVLLCLVPAFFIAGAISVFISQASVMKYLGANAPKVLAYGVASVSGTILAVCSCTVLPLFTGIWRMGAGLGPATAFLYSGPAINVLAIVLTARILGMELGIARAVGAVSFSILIGLLMHLIFRKEEQAKAIAQAAMPEPEVARPLWKTATYFASMVAILVFSNWGKPESDAGLWYAIYSAKWLITAICAVGFGVILAAWFRLAWWKVVLVAIPTVILAALFPHEPILAFTAAFIGLSVVTSTSEGEMGEWFGVTWGFAKQILPLLLGGVLVAGALLGRPGNEGLIPNAWVTWAVGGNSLASNFLASIIGAFMYFATLTEVPILQGLIGSGMGKGPALALLLAGPALSLPSMLVIYSVMGFKKTLVFCSLVVIMSTMAGMIYGAI